A genomic window from Arvicanthis niloticus isolate mArvNil1 chromosome 25, mArvNil1.pat.X, whole genome shotgun sequence includes:
- the LOC143438365 gene encoding LOW QUALITY PROTEIN: igE-binding protein-like (The sequence of the model RefSeq protein was modified relative to this genomic sequence to represent the inferred CDS: substituted 1 base at 1 genomic stop codon), whose protein sequence is MGASHSVITVLQSLLRQHELKVSTKTLEGFVKEIDRVAPWYICSASLMLASWDKLEGDLIREQQNGKLKPGTRPLWRLVRSCLQDKKCCSTIAAGQGVLEELQDSASETERDKSLGAHKERKGIPKMKAPSKDAQSVEEKDKGKNALGEKCKENKDKRKDALGEKREEGERKLERKFLYPVQELEALGINSSESEELSPSKEEDLGEEAVRYEEESYYPDEQLLLQNRKQKKTGNKNRTASQPVAPSRPIVPSAPPPYAEKRCSDSFLSKGDKRKLLQAFPVFEIAEGGHVHAPVEYTPIKELAESVNRYGVDANFTVMQLERLATMAMTPNDWQNTVKAALPNMGQYMEWKTLWHDASQVQARANANVEGNQREWTFELLTGQGQFVNDQTNYDSGAYGQISAAAIKTWKALSKKGEAGGHLTKILQDPQEPFSDFVARMTETAGRIFGDPERVKPLIEQLVYENASPECKAVITPRRNKGLTDWIKVCRGLGGPLTNAGLAAAILQSPNRPSPGSRKVCYNCGKPGHLKXECHASTQKRTPGLCTKCKKGYHWANECRSVRDILGKLIQHDSPPVERDEGIPKNGFPGPRSQGHKKYGTRVNNRRTPLAAELQEAPKDRTSVPPPNSY, encoded by the coding sequence ATGGGGGCTTCACATTCCGTGATTACGGTGCTTCAGTCACTCTTGCGACAGCATGAATTAAAAGTCTCTACAAAAACATTGGAGGGGTTTGTGAAGGAGATAGACCGCGTGGCACCCTGGTATATATGCTCAGCGTCGCTAATGCTCGCCTCCTGGGACAAACTGGAGGGTGACTTGATTAGAGAACAGCAGAATGGGAAATTAAAGCCTGGGACTAGACCGCTGTGGAGGCTTGTGAGATCGTGTTTACAGGACAAGAAATGCTGCTCGACTATAGCGGCAGGTCAGGGAGTGTTAGAGGAGTTACAAGACAGCGCGTCAGAAACAGAGCGGGATAAAAGTTTGGGAgctcacaaagaaagaaaaggtatacCTAAGATGAAAGCCCCTTCCAAAGATGCCCAGTCTGTGGAGGAGAAAGATAAGGGAAAGAATGCCCTGGGAGAGAAATGTAAGGAGAacaaagataagagaaaagatgCCCTGGGGGAGAAGcgtgaggagggagaaaggaagctggaAAGGAAATTTCTTTATCCGGTACAGGAACTGGAGGCTTTAGGGATTAATagctctgagtcagaggaacTAAGCCCCTCTAAGGAGGAAGACTTAGGTGAAGAGGCAGTCCGTTATGAGGAGGAAAGTTACTATCCAGATGAGCAGCTGCTGCTACAAAatcgaaagcaaaagaaaacaggaaataagaACCGCACAGCCTCTCAGCCTGTTGCACCCTCCCGACCTATTGTCCCCAGTGCCCCTCCGCCTTATGCGGAGAAGCGCTGCTCAGACTCTTTCCTTTCGaagggagataaaagaaagttattacaaGCCTTTCCGGTGTTTGAGATTGCGGAGGGAGGTCACGTCCATGCACCGGTAGAATATACCCCTattaaggaacttgctgaatcagttaacaGATATGGAGTTGATGCTAATTTCACAGTCATGCAGCTTGAGAGACTTGCCACTATGGCAATGACTCCAAATGATtggcaaaatacagtaaaagctgctctccctaatatgggacagtacatggaatggaaaaccttatggcatgatgcttctcaagTACAGGCAAGGGCCAATGCCAATGTGGAAGGCAATCAAAGAGAGTGGACGTTTGAACTGTTAACAGGACAAGGACAGTTTGTTAATGACCAAACAAATTACGATTCGGGAGCATATGGCCAAATTTCAGCTGCTGCTATTAAAACATGGAAGGccctctcaaagaaaggtgaGGCCGGGGGGCACCTAACAAAAATTTTACAGGacccccaagagccattctcagactttgtggctaggatgacaGAAACAGCAGGCAGGATTTTTGGAGACCCAGAGCGAGTTAAACCACTGATAGAACAactggtgtatgaaaatgcctcaccagagtgcaaggcagtcattacccctagaagaaacaaagggttgACAGACTGGATAAAGGTTTGCCGAGGACTTGGAGGCCCGCTTACTAATGCCGGCCTTGCAGCAGCTATCTTACAAAGCCCAAACCGCCCAAGTCCTGGCAGCCGTAAAGTCTGCTATAACTGTGGAAAACCGGGTCATTTGAAATGAGAATGTCATGCTTCCACgcaaaaaagaactccagggctttgtaccaaatgcaaaaaaggttatcattgggctaatgagtgtcGTTCAGTTAGAGATATTCTAGGaaagcttattcaacatgattccccaCCAGTTGAAAGAGATGAAGGTATTCCAAAAAATGGGTTTCCAggccccagatcccagggccACAAAAAATATGGGACACGAGTCAACAACCGGAGGACACCTCTAGCCGCAGAGCTGCAAGAGGCTCCAAAGGAccggacctccgttccacctcccaaTTCTTATTAA